The genomic segment GAAGGAACAGACCCAGAAAAATACTATGACCTGACAACTGTCAATGATAACATCTTCCCATTTGAAGTAAGAGGCTATAAGTATTTACATCTGCGTACTTCTATGGACATGAGTGGAAGCCAAGCCATTATTAAGTTGAAGGAGGATGACCCATATGAAATGGTATGTCGTCCGTTTGAACAGCAGGACGTGGTATATACTGAGTTCAATGAAGGGCAAGATGTGACAGATCAGTCTGCTGGAAACTGGAGCATTGTATATCATCTTGATAAGGTTCTGGAAAAGAAACTTACTCCTGATGACACAGAGCAACTACAGAACTATGTAGAGTATTTGGCCAGTATAGAACAGGAATAAGAAAATGAGAGCAACGCTTGAATATATCAAACAAAAGTTTGACGAATACAACAATCTGATGTTTGAGGGGAAGTTGAAACCACTCCCCTTCAAACTCAGTAATGCCAAGTCATTTCTCGGTGCAGTATTCTTCCAACGAGAGAAAAATCCAGATGACACCTAGCATTACTATGGCTTTGTGTTCAAGATTAGCACTGTGATAGATTTACCAGAAGATGTAGTGGAAGACACGATCATCCACGAGATGATACACTACTACATCATGAGTAACCAGATGCAGGACACGGCACCACATGGCAAACTCTTCATCGCAAAGATGCAGGAGATAAACCGAAAGTTTAACCGTAATCTTTCTGTCACTCACCGTACAACTAAAGAGGAACAGGATAGTGATAAGAGAATTCAGCAACACATCATTTGTGTATCACGTTTGAAAACGGGCAAACGCTGCGTTACTGTTGCTACAAAGTCCAAACTATTTGAATTATGGGATGCAATGCCTAACTTTCCCAAAATGGCAGAACTGAAATGGGTGGTTTCTACCGACCCATATTTCAATCGCTTTCCCAAAGCTACAAAACCTGGTGTCTATTTTGTTCCTTCGGAAGAGCTTGAACCGCACTTGAAAGATGCGAAGGAGCTAATCAAACAAGGTAATTCTATACGGATTAAAAAATAGTCTGACCATCAACGAAAGAATAAACAAAAAACTAAAGCCCTGAGTGCTTACCGTCGAAGATTTGACAGAAGAAGAACTGGCAGAAGCAAAAGAGTGTTTGAAGCCAGGAACCATTGATGGCTTTTTCTCCAGTGAAGTTTTGATTAAGAAATCGCTTATGAAGAGCATTGAGCGCAAAAAGGCAAACACTTAACGAGGACTACCATTTTTCTAATCACTTCTATTTTGAGTTTATTGAATGATGCCAATCGCGACATTAGGTATCCAAAAGTGCCTTTAATTTTAATATTGTATTATCTGAACCAAAATCCGGAGAAGCTCCAAAGAGTCCTTTAAGATAACTTCTTTCAAGTTCTTTGTCGAAGCGTAAGTTAAACTTCTCATCTAAGCGATTTAGTGAGCTCACACCTTCTTTATTTTTTTCGATCAGCCATATTTCATCCCTTCGTAGTAGGTCTTGATCCATTAAAGTACTTTCATGAGTGGTAAAAATAAGTTGTGTAGAAATGTTATTGGAATATTTGAAGAATAGTTCTATCAATTTTCTCATTAATGCGGGATGAAGACTGCGTTCCATTTCATCAATCACAAAAACCTTCTCTCCCTGAATCAGATCTAAGATTAGTGGTATATAATCAAATATACGTTGTGTTCCATCACTTTCATCACCTAGTGAAAAATACTCTTTTTCATCATTGTCAATTATATTATGAATGGTTTGAAGTTTTTTCGCTTTAATTGCACCATCTACAAAAGTAATGAGGTATAAATTATTTTCGAATCTAAGTGAACCGAAAGCTTCGGCATTGCTCGATTTCGACAAATCTGTTTTGATGAATTGCTTCATTTCTTGGGCTATACCGAGTTTTTCAAAATCGACATCAATTAAGTCAATAGCCAGAATACCTGTGTCAAAATACCGCAGCAACTCACCGAAGCCTTCTTTCAGCTGGTCATCATTAACTGCTTTCAACATACCACCTTGTTTATATGGAGTATCTGGGAAAAGAACTTTTAAGGTATCAACGAACCATTTTATAACTTCCCAAAGGTCTTCAATGTTTGAGACGTTATCACGGAGATTACGACTAATTACTTCATGAAGAAACAGTTGGTGTTGGGGGGTTGCTTTAGCAAAAAAGTTCAGAAACTGTCTTTCTTCCTCTTTTGGATTAAGCTTTATTAGATATGAAATATTGAAAGGCTCTTTTGACGTAATATCCCTTTCAAAAATAAAGTATTCCGTTTTTCGAGTAATTTGCTTCAGCCATTCTTTTGAAATTCTTTCTGCATTATAACTAAAACCATACTCATACTTTTTGTTATTACATAATATCTGGTAGATGAAAGTCGTATCTTTCTTTTTGCTTTCAGAACTTAAACGAAAAGGATGATACTCTATCAACGTATCTGCATGGGTACCGAATAGTACGAGTCTTTTTCCAAGCTCAAGTGCTTCTACGAAATTACTCTTACCTCCGGCATTCGGACCAAACAGCGCAGCAGATTTTAAAATCCAATATCTTTTTACTGGCTCTACTTTATGCTCCTTATTCCTCGATCCCTTGCCTGGCTGAAGTTTGAAAACTTCTCTGTCTCTAAAAGAGAGAAAATTCTCTACTGTAAATTGCTGTAACATATGTGCCGCATGTTAAATGGTGTTGCCGCCACCTTTGTTCTTATTTATTCGGGCACAAAGTTAGCGATTATTTCTCATTCAGGCAAGAGATCTTGGATAAATAATTTAATTAAAGGTAGTAAAATGAGATTATTTCACATTTTGTTGTGTTTTTATTTGTTGAATTATATAAAATATAGTATATTTGCAGCCGATAACAAAATATAAAATTTTAAAATATGAGTTTTGATAAAAATAAACATTTGAGAGAGGTGCTAGACACACACAAGATGCATCACGTACAAGAATTCGTGGATAAGGTCAAGAATCGTAGAGAAGAGATAAAGGTCAAGATGCACGACCAATACGGTAGCGACAAATATTCATCGTTTGGCTCTGGCAGCTTTGCCAAACATACCGCTACTAATGTGAAGTTTGACCTTGACTTGGTAGAGCCTTTCAAACATAGCGCCTTCGGTACTTTGCAAGATATGTTTGACAGCGTTCACGATTTTCTGGCTGAGGAATACAAAGATACAGGCGTCACTATCCACAAACAGAAGGTTTCCATTGGCGTAAGCTTTCCGATTGAGGAAGGAGACGACAAACCCGTGGAACTGGACGTTGTGCCTGGGCGCGAGTTAAAGGATGATGACTATCCCAACTCGCACGATTTGAATCTGTGTTTCAATGAGGACCATTGGGGCTTCAAGAAAGGCACTTACCAGAAAACCAATATCCAGAAGCAGATTTCGCATATAGAAGGTAAAACAAGCGAACGCCAGATAATACGCCTCCTGAAAATCTGGAAAAAGCAGAAGGGCAAGAAGTATAAATCGTTCGTTATTGAGCTGGCCGTCATCAGAGCTTTGGACGGTTATAAAGGTGAGATGGGACTCTGGCCAAGATTGAAATACGTTATGGAGTATCTGCGCGACAATATAGCGGACAGCAGTTTTCACCTTTACGACCCAGGCAACTCGAACAACGATGTGATGGCAGCAATGGCGGATTATGACAGGCAGTCGTTTAAGTCGGATATGGAATCAATGCTGAACAACATAGACAGCAATCCAGATTTCTACCTTCCTTACTACTTTAAGGTGAACGATAAGTTCAGCGGGTATAAGGAAAAAGAATCAGGGGCTGCGTTTCCCACCAGTCCCAAACGTTTTGGATAAGATATGATGACTGCAGACAAAATAAAGGGGCTGATAACAATTGTTGACGGAGTAAGCCTTGTTGGTGAATTTAGCATCGACAAGGCTGGTTCGTTGACAGGTCGGATTGCTGTAGCTACTGGTGTGGGCAGCGACGGGTTGGTTTGGGAGGTAATAATTAGCCCGACATATCCGTTTAAGGCTATGGGTCAGGAGCCTATCCAGTTCTTTAATAAAAGTCTGCTAGACTATCCTCACATCATGCAGAGAGGCAATCTCTGTATGCACCCAGCTGAATTTGAAGATGCAGAGAGTCAGTTTATAAATGACTTGAAACAGCTGAAGGAATGGGTGGACAGATACTATGTTAGAGGGGAAAAGGATGCTCATTATGAGCATATTGTGGTGAACCATTACCTGATACGCGATGCGTATTATACTTATTGCTTTGCAGAGACCGAAGGAGATATTGTTGACGGGGACTTTGGAATAGTGCATTACGCGGTGCTTAAGAACGGGCAAAAGAACGACTCACCAGTTAGAAACTATATTGTACAACAGTTTGTATCGTACAAGCAGGTGAAGAAAAAAGAGATGCCCTGTAGGATTAGCCTGTTCTATCGTAAACTACGGTCGTTTGACGGTGTTTACTGTCTTCTTAATAACGTGCCATCGGTGCATAACAAGTTTATTGTTGAGGACTACGATGCTATCAAAGGGTTGTTTTCGCAGAGCCAGAAGAACTATATCCACAGTTTTGTAGAAGCGCACAAGGGAAAGTATGATTTCTTCCCGTTGTTCTGTGGATATAGGATACCCGGAGGTGGTGTTCACTGGCAAGCTATGATGATTTTCATGGAAGACCTACCTATTGTTCCTATTCGAGTGGGTACAGGTAAGAACAGACTGTGGTTTACCGATTTTAAACAAGGTGCAATTCAATGGGCGGAAACCGAAGATATTTCCTATAAGTATTTCTTTGGACGCGGATCGATGCCCGAGGATCTTGCCAACAAGAAAGTGCTGATTATGGGAGTCGGAGCAATAGGGAGTATTATTGCTGAGACCCTAACGAGATGTGGGGCTAAAAATCTCACACTACATGACATAGACATTAAAGAGCCTGGTAATGTTTGCCGGTCAGCATATCCCTTTTATACGAGTATAAACGAAAAAACCTTGGACTTGGAACTTTTACTGAAGCAAATCTCGCCACACGTGGAGTGTGCCAGTTTGAAATCGGAGTTTGACTTGGCGATAAAGGGGTATGCAGCAACAAGCAAGGATGTTACTGCCCTTGCTGGGTTGTTTGATGAGTTTGATGTGATATTTGACTGTACAACTGATAACCAGTTGATGCGGGTAATGGATGCCATAGAGACGAAAGCCCAGGTTGTGAACTTGTCTATAACCAACAATGCGCAGGACTTGATATGTGCTTTCTCACCTAATGTGACAGAAACCGTGCTGTTGGTCTATGGCTTATTGAAACGAGATGTGGATGCCAATATGTACAACCCTACAGGTTGTTGGAATCCGACCTTTAAAGCATCATATAATGACATATCAAGCAAAGCCCAGTATGCGATGAAGCATATCATTAGGATGCTAAGCGGCGTGGAGCCAAAGAGCAACTTCTATATAACCGAAGATGAAATGGATTTAAACATACATCGATTATGAGATATTATCTACCAAGTGATGATTTGTATATAGAGATAAAAGCCTCGGTGTTCAACCAGATAAAGCTGCAAGCTGAGGGCGAGTATCCCAACGAGAACGGCGGGATGTTGGCTGGCCGTTATTCTGCCGACAGACATACGGTATATATAGAAAAGGTTGTTGTGCCCGTAGAGAAGCTGACCGGCAGAACAACGTTTATGCGCAATACCAATGGATTAGAAAAGATCTGGAAACAATTAGCCAAAGAAGGGTTGCGCTACGTGGGCGAGTGGCATAGCCATCCTAACGGTTCTACCCAGTACAGCGGTACAGACTTGTCGGCTATGATAGATATTGAAAAGGAGATTGCTATTGAGAATCCGATTCTGCTGATTGCGGGAGTGAGGAACTGTGGACTCAGTGCACATACGTTTTATTGCTATAAGGACAATAAGCTATTTGAATATAAAAAGATGATAGATTTAAAGGAACTTTTTAATGGCTTACAGAAGCAAATGCTTGCAAGCCTCAATGTTGACAGAGAATATATAGGACATCCCGGTAGTAAAGGGGATGCGACGGAGCAACGTTGGATAGATTTTCTTAGAACCTATTTGCCGGACAGGTATAAGGTGGATAAGGCTATTGTGATAGATTCTACTGGCAATGTGAGTGAGCAGATGGATATTGTAATCTATGATGCCATATACACGCTCTTTATATTCAAACAAGATGGATTTATGTACATACCTGCGGAGAGCGTCTATGCTGTGTTTGAGGTAAAACAGGACGTGAAAGGAAATATTGACTACGCTGCCAAGAAGGTGGAGAGTGTTCGACGGCTGAAACGAACCAGTATAGAGATGGTGGCTTCTGGGAGACGAACTCCGGCCAGACCATTAACAAAAATTATAGGCGGTTTTTTAACCACTACTAGCTCGTATAGTAGCATCAAAACGGTACAGAACCAGCTGGAAAAACTGAAAGGATACCAGACCTTGGATTTAGGCTGTATATGTGACACGGGTAGCTTCTATGTGGACTACAAAGAAACGCCCCCTGCTGATATAGAGCCGACTAAAGATATCGAGGAGAACCGTAAATATATCGAGCATGTCTATGAAAGCCGTGAGGTTAATAAAATCAAGTTCAGTGATAAAGACGTGTCGCTGTTTACTTTCTTTCTCCAGCTTGTGAGCTACTTGAAGTCCATTGGTACTGTCGCAGCAATAGATATCAATGCGTATTTGAAGGCTATTAATGAGAAAATAGACGAAGATATTTAGAGTCGTTTTCATGGTTGAAGATGGAAAAGTGGAGTTTGCGTTGGTTTTTCCATCCCTCGATGTCCAACACCTCTTCCCCGATTTGGATATAAGGTTGTGGGTATTTTTCCGCATAACCTTTTGTTCCCACCACTTGGAACATTCGTGAATAGGGGCGGGGAGTCATCACGTTGTGTTGGAGGAGAATGGTCTTTCCCTTCATTGTACGGATGATGGTTGTGGTTTGGTCGCCGTTTTGGAAATTGTCGGTGTCTTTGTCACAATGTTCCTTTACTACTTCCTTTCCCATGAATGAGGCGGTGTCCATACTGACAAGCGACTCCAATCGGTCATTTCGATGGATTTCTAATATCTGACAGGCAGGACCCATGCCATGGGTGGGGTATACATCGCCGCGCGTAGTCTGGTTATATGCTAACCGCCAAGAAGGCCACTTGTCGCCAAGAGGGTGCGCGTAACCCCCTTCCACATGTACCACCTCGCCGAAGAGTCCCTGGCTAACCATATTGCGCACTGCCATCTCAAAATAGTCGTACACGCAGTTCTCTAACATCATGCAATGTCTTTGTGTCTGTTCGGCAGCGTCCACGATGGCATGGATATCGTCAAGCGTCGTGGCGGCGGGTACTTCCACGGCAACATGTTTGCCGTGCTGCAATGCCTCAAGAATGATGGATGTATGTGAAAGCCAATCGGTACAGATATAGATAAGGTCTATATGTTCATCCTTGCATAAGAGGCGATAGTCAGATTGAAGATTGGGGATTGAAGATTGAAGGTCATGTTGCGCCACCCAATTGTCGATAAACTGTCTTATGTCATCATGATGGATATGGATGTCACATAATGCGGAGATACATGCCCCTTTCACGTGGCTTAACCTCTTGACGGCTTGGAGACCACGTTCACCCAAACCCACG from the Prevotella sp. Rep29 genome contains:
- a CDS encoding SprT-like domain-containing protein gives rise to the protein MIDLPEDVVEDTIIHEMIHYYIMSNQMQDTAPHGKLFIAKMQEINRKFNRNLSVTHRTTKEEQDSDKRIQQHIICVSRLKTGKRCVTVATKSKLFELWDAMPNFPKMAELKWVVSTDPYFNRFPKATKPGVYFVPSEELEPHLKDAKELIKQGNSIRIKK
- a CDS encoding ATP/GTP-binding protein: MLQQFTVENFLSFRDREVFKLQPGKGSRNKEHKVEPVKRYWILKSAALFGPNAGGKSNFVEALELGKRLVLFGTHADTLIEYHPFRLSSESKKKDTTFIYQILCNNKKYEYGFSYNAERISKEWLKQITRKTEYFIFERDITSKEPFNISYLIKLNPKEEERQFLNFFAKATPQHQLFLHEVISRNLRDNVSNIEDLWEVIKWFVDTLKVLFPDTPYKQGGMLKAVNDDQLKEGFGELLRYFDTGILAIDLIDVDFEKLGIAQEMKQFIKTDLSKSSNAEAFGSLRFENNLYLITFVDGAIKAKKLQTIHNIIDNDEKEYFSLGDESDGTQRIFDYIPLILDLIQGEKVFVIDEMERSLHPALMRKLIELFFKYSNNISTQLIFTTHESTLMDQDLLRRDEIWLIEKNKEGVSSLNRLDEKFNLRFDKELERSYLKGLFGASPDFGSDNTILKLKALLDT
- a CDS encoding ThiF family adenylyltransferase — encoded protein: MMTADKIKGLITIVDGVSLVGEFSIDKAGSLTGRIAVATGVGSDGLVWEVIISPTYPFKAMGQEPIQFFNKSLLDYPHIMQRGNLCMHPAEFEDAESQFINDLKQLKEWVDRYYVRGEKDAHYEHIVVNHYLIRDAYYTYCFAETEGDIVDGDFGIVHYAVLKNGQKNDSPVRNYIVQQFVSYKQVKKKEMPCRISLFYRKLRSFDGVYCLLNNVPSVHNKFIVEDYDAIKGLFSQSQKNYIHSFVEAHKGKYDFFPLFCGYRIPGGGVHWQAMMIFMEDLPIVPIRVGTGKNRLWFTDFKQGAIQWAETEDISYKYFFGRGSMPEDLANKKVLIMGVGAIGSIIAETLTRCGAKNLTLHDIDIKEPGNVCRSAYPFYTSINEKTLDLELLLKQISPHVECASLKSEFDLAIKGYAATSKDVTALAGLFDEFDVIFDCTTDNQLMRVMDAIETKAQVVNLSITNNAQDLICAFSPNVTETVLLVYGLLKRDVDANMYNPTGCWNPTFKASYNDISSKAQYAMKHIIRMLSGVEPKSNFYITEDEMDLNIHRL
- a CDS encoding DUF6602 domain-containing protein; its protein translation is MRYYLPSDDLYIEIKASVFNQIKLQAEGEYPNENGGMLAGRYSADRHTVYIEKVVVPVEKLTGRTTFMRNTNGLEKIWKQLAKEGLRYVGEWHSHPNGSTQYSGTDLSAMIDIEKEIAIENPILLIAGVRNCGLSAHTFYCYKDNKLFEYKKMIDLKELFNGLQKQMLASLNVDREYIGHPGSKGDATEQRWIDFLRTYLPDRYKVDKAIVIDSTGNVSEQMDIVIYDAIYTLFIFKQDGFMYIPAESVYAVFEVKQDVKGNIDYAAKKVESVRRLKRTSIEMVASGRRTPARPLTKIIGGFLTTTSSYSSIKTVQNQLEKLKGYQTLDLGCICDTGSFYVDYKETPPADIEPTKDIEENRKYIEHVYESREVNKIKFSDKDVSLFTFFLQLVSYLKSIGTVAAIDINAYLKAINEKIDEDI
- a CDS encoding Gfo/Idh/MocA family protein gives rise to the protein MNVLRLQTKALPMVNIGIVGLGERGLQAVKRLSHVKGACISALCDIHIHHDDIRQFIDNWVAQHDLQSSIPNLQSDYRLLCKDEHIDLIYICTDWLSHTSIILEALQHGKHVAVEVPAATTLDDIHAIVDAAEQTQRHCMMLENCVYDYFEMAVRNMVSQGLFGEVVHVEGGYAHPLGDKWPSWRLAYNQTTRGDVYPTHGMGPACQILEIHRNDRLESLVSMDTASFMGKEVVKEHCDKDTDNFQNGDQTTTIIRTMKGKTILLQHNVMTPRPYSRMFQVVGTKGYAEKYPQPYIQIGEEVLDIEGWKNQRKLHFSIFNHENDSKYLRLFSH